ACAACCGGGGCACGGGGGGCGTGGACCCCAATGACCCGGCGGTCCTCTCGGATTCCGACGACCGGGTCGGCGCCCAGGGGGTGCCCCTGGCCCGGTTCCAGGGCATCCGCGAGGGGAGCGCCGAGGACGACGCAGCTCCCGAGAAGGACCGGGTCTTCCAGCGCATGCGGCGAAACGCCCGCCAGGTGACCGGGCGCAACACCCCCTCGGCCATCAACGCGGTCTTCAACTTCGCCAACTTCCTCGACGGCCGGGCCAACCACTTCTTCAACGGCGTCAATCCCTTCGGGCCCCAGGACCCGGATGCCCGGGTGTGGGTGGACGACGGGGAGGGGCTCGCCCCGGAGCTCGTCCTGCTGAACAACGCCTCGCTCGCCTCCCAGGCGGTGGGCCCCGTGAACAACGCGGTGGAGATGTCGTGGGACGGGCGGACATTCCCTGACACGGGGCGAAAGCTCCTGGACCTCCAGCCCCTGGCCCAGCAGGCCGTGCACCCCACGGACAGCACCCTCGGGGCCCTGGCCAATGCGACCCTCACCGGCAACCCCTCGGCCCGGGGCCTCGCCACCACCTACCGGGCCATGGTCCAGGCGGCCTTCCACCCGCGGTACTGGCAGTCGACGCAGGCGGTGCCCAGCGGCGAGGGGGCGGGCTTCGCCCAGATCGAGGCCAACTTCGCCCTCTTCTTCGGGCTGGCGCTCCAGATGTACCAGAGCACGCTCGTGAGCGACGACACGCCCTTCGACCGGTTCCTCCGGGGCAATCCCGCGGCGCTCACGGCGCGCCAGCGAGACGGGCTCAACGTCTTCTTCAGCGGCCGCACCGGGTGCGCCGACTGCCACCTCGGCCCCGAGCTCACCGGCGCCTCCATCACGCAGCTCCTCGCCCCCGACGAGCCGGGGCTCATCGAGGTGATGCCCATGGGGGACGGGGAGAGCGCCAACTACGACCTGGGGTTCTACAACATCGGCGTGCGGCCGGTGGCGGAGGACCGGGGCCGGGGGGGGACGACCCCCTTCGGGAACCCCCTTTCCTTCTCGCGCCAGGCCGTGATCAAGGCCGGGCTGGTGCAGGGCAGCGAGGAGCTCGGGTTCCTGAACTTCGACGATCGCTTCGTGCCCTCCCCCGGGTGCGTCCCCGACCCCTTCGCCGCCATCCCCGTGGTGTGCCCGCCGACCCCGGTGGCCCGGGTAGCGGTGGACGGCGCCTTCAAGACCCCAGGGCTGCGCAACGTGGAGCTCACCGGCCCCTACTTCCACAACGGCGGCACCCTCACCCTGATGCAGGCCGTGGAGTTCTACGACCGGGGCGGCGACTTCCACGAGGCCAACCTCGCCAACCTCGACCCGGCGATCCGGGCCATCGGCCTCAACGAGGACGATGTGACGGCCTTGGTGGACTTCCTCCTGGCCCTCACCGACGAGCGCGTGCGCCAGGAGGCGGCTCCCTTCGACCACCCGGAGATCCGCATTCCCGACGGCCACGGCCACCTGGGACAGGGCCACCCCAAGCGCCACGGGGGCACGGCGCTGGAGACCCGGTTTCGCACCATCCCCGCGGTGGGCGCCGCCGGCCGCGCCGCCCAGGGGCTCCCGCCCCTGCGCCCGTTCCTGTGGGACGGGACGGAAGACTTTCACTTCAAGCCGAGCTTCTGAGGGAGGTGCGAACCGTGCGCAACCGCTTGCAGGCATGCATGAGATGGAAGCACAGCGAGGGGCGTTCCAACGCCCTGCGAGGGATGCGGGCGGGCGCCCTCGGGGCGGCGTTGGTCCTGGGGGTGTGCACCGGCGCGGGGGCGGCGCTCGACTCCT
The sequence above is a segment of the Thermodesulfobacteriota bacterium genome. Coding sequences within it:
- a CDS encoding cytochrome c peroxidase, translated to MTTDPTRGPKRGSTLLRAAVAAVGLVSGAQGGWAQGLPVSLDQVPIPRPNVAGTPGKVQGGTHDLAQIIPPEKEAAAVRLGKALFWDMQVGSDGATACASCHFKAGTDERVTNTLNPGIDGVFDTVGPGGTLRREDFPFRKLVDPDNRGTGGVDPNDPAVLSDSDDRVGAQGVPLARFQGIREGSAEDDAAPEKDRVFQRMRRNARQVTGRNTPSAINAVFNFANFLDGRANHFFNGVNPFGPQDPDARVWVDDGEGLAPELVLLNNASLASQAVGPVNNAVEMSWDGRTFPDTGRKLLDLQPLAQQAVHPTDSTLGALANATLTGNPSARGLATTYRAMVQAAFHPRYWQSTQAVPSGEGAGFAQIEANFALFFGLALQMYQSTLVSDDTPFDRFLRGNPAALTARQRDGLNVFFSGRTGCADCHLGPELTGASITQLLAPDEPGLIEVMPMGDGESANYDLGFYNIGVRPVAEDRGRGGTTPFGNPLSFSRQAVIKAGLVQGSEELGFLNFDDRFVPSPGCVPDPFAAIPVVCPPTPVARVAVDGAFKTPGLRNVELTGPYFHNGGTLTLMQAVEFYDRGGDFHEANLANLDPAIRAIGLNEDDVTALVDFLLALTDERVRQEAAPFDHPEIRIPDGHGHLGQGHPKRHGGTALETRFRTIPAVGAAGRAAQGLPPLRPFLWDGTEDFHFKPSF